In the Onychostoma macrolepis isolate SWU-2019 chromosome 08, ASM1243209v1, whole genome shotgun sequence genome, CGGGTGCTATCTAGTAGTCATTATGTAGTAAGACTCCACACAGCATTGGGTTTGGAGTGTGAATGAAAACATACAAGTCAAAACACATGCTTCCTTACTGAACTATATTTTAAACCACTAAATAAAGTTGAAACTTTTGGTACATCCAGTGAACCTGTAAAGTGCTTTTTGACTGAAATCTCACATGCTGAGTGGATGTGATTGAAAAATGTTTTGGGATACAGGGAGGGTGAATTTTCATTCTTTATATCAGAGATTAGATGTTCTTTGTTGTGAGTATGTTTGTAATAGAGTTAGCATGATAAAGCAGGAACAGCAGGAAGTAGAATGACATTAAtcatgtttgtgaatgtgtgtagtGCTATCCGAGTGACAATAATACTCTCTCTTCAGAGATAATCTGGGTCAGTCTGTGAGGGAGGGGATGCTGTTAATCTGGGGGATTACAGGGGTTTGTGAAGGGGAATATCCTATCTTTGCTTTTGTGTGGCGTATTTTCCAATATCTGCTGTCCAAACAGTATCCACTACGTATAAAACACACTCTTCTGTTGTCCTTGCACTAAGAAAAGGATTTCTTCTGTGCTTTTGTCAATATTCTAGTTGGATAGGAACATGTAAGTTAAtgactaataataatttatacttCCATTTAATACAAAGCAAATTTAACCTAAATACTAACAGCGACAGTGCACTTGCAGCAACACAAACTGAGGAGCTCAGAAGGGCACAATGGTGATCAGGGCGCCAGAAATGCTcaagactgtgtgtgtgtgtgtgtgtttgccatTATAATTGTGACTATTCTATCAACATAAAATGAGTTGATCTTTAAGGTCAACAAATTCTAAAGCCCAATTTCTAATACACGTGGAGCTGGGACAATGACAAATAAGAGTgttcaaaataaagaaaaggacattttttaaacatcGGATTTAAAATTGATTTCATGTTCTTAAAAGTGTCCTCTTTTAAATAGTACAGTATTTTAACAAAGCCACTTCACTGCCTTTTTTTCTAAgaaataatagaataaatagcatttcttttttaataataaccTCTCTCAGCTtagcaggatttttttttttttttttaatattcataatatcAATTTCAATAATTCATAACAGGTGTATTTAAGTCACTATATGTATGAAttgcatatttaataaatttatagatctggacaaaaacaaaataaatgtcactGACCCAGCTGCCAGTTTCACAGGTAACAATTCCATCTCTGTCACACTACACCGAGTGAGTATGTGTGAGAATGAGGGCGGTTTAGTGTGTGAATGTCACATGAGATGTGCAGATCTGAGTGTGGGAATAAGGATTAGTGAACACTGGGGTTAGTGTTATTTAGTGAGGTGTGGCAGTGGACACTCAGAGGCAGTTCATACTGAGCTTatcatacaaacacacatgaaaAACGGAAAAAGAAATCACCATGAATagttaacattattaaaacatgatCTTTGTTCGagtatatactgaaaaataaataaataaacagttatactgtattataaaaataaatatttagaaggTTCAGAGAAGTAGCGGAAAACAAAACATGTAGAAAGATGGTGGAAACAGAGCCAGTGAGGTTAGTGTGTGTTTAAGGAGTCTGTGTTTGTGACCCAGACTGCAAATATAATGGGTGTGTAAATATAGTAATGTTTAAGTATATTCATATGATCCATTGATGGTTCCTGCCTgctgttaaattaaattatggcCAGCAAAGaatgtgcgtgcgtgcgtgtgtgtgtgcgtaagaaagaaaataaatggcaGTAGTTGATTAGGATGGTGAAGTTGTCACTGGTTGcttaaatacaatacaatgtCTTTAAAGAAATATGTTGGGGTCAGTACAGGTTAAGACCAATTAACAGCATGTGTGCcataatgttgattaccacaaatTAATATCCAcctaatttattttctttaaaagtgTCTCACTGTAATCCAGATTTTTTGAAGTAAGTGAATTGTGCCAATCGGTAAATATTAAAATCCTCATCACTTCAACATTATAGTCACGAGATGTAAACAATAAAGCTTTTCTTTGTAAAGGTATATACAATTTTACAACTTTGTTGCAATGACATTGCAATGTTAAACAGTTTTTCAGCTCAAGTAATACCCCAAATTGTCCCCATTAACTTCTATTgccaattgtttttttaaaggaaatggGGGAAgtccaaataattttttgtggtaACCAACATTATTTGACGAAAGTTACTGAACCTGGAATATTCCTTCAAACCATCTTTTTGATGAACTGTATATCTTGACATGTTGTCAGTAAGCTGAAGAGAAAGACAATCATGTGTAACAGAAGAGGCAGGCATGCAGGTGTACTGTAAACACACCTCAGCCTGATCAGATCATCTGCTGGCAGGTGGATTGTCGtgggttggtgtgtgtgtgccgtgAGTGTGTCCTTCAGGCTGGACGTTCTGGACTGTCTCCACCAGGCTGCCGCTGGGAAGGACCACGTACCGCGCTGCCACGTCCTGCCCCTGCTGCTCCCGCAAACCCTCCTTACTGTGCCAGATACCATAACCGAAATACACCAGAAGACCTGTGACAGAGCAGCAGGACAAATTTGATTATGTGAGCAGGCTGGTTTAACTGTTTAAATGGTTTGTAGCAGTGCTGACAGGAACTGAAGATAATCATGTTTGGGCTGATCTTCTTTTCCCACAGATGAGTGCATAGCCAATTAATGTTCAGCTACTCCAGACAAAAGCTGGACTCTCTTTAAGAGCTTGAACATGCAGAAGAAGTCACCATTTAGCTATTAACTTTGACTAAAAAAACTAGCAAAACTAATATAAACCTTTGATCTATAGCCATATTTTCAACTTGTTtactcattaaaataaaatggtgtttttatttatctgtCAAGGCAACAGTATCAGCTATATTCACAGACAGCTCATTGTCTTTAATGAGATTGTTGTTCTGTAATGAGTTGATTAAATGAGTTAAACTGTATACATCTCCTTTGACATTATACTTtcgagtgtttttttttgtgaattgatATTTATGTAATTCACAATATTGTGGTGGAATAGAGGTGAGAGCGATGAACTGGTACCTGCTGCGACCCATACGGTGAAACGGATCCAGGTGAGTGGACTTAACTTCAACATGAGAAATACATTCAGAAGGATGCTGAAGCCAGGAACAAATGGCACCAGAGGGACCTGAATGATAAAACACATTACTGATCAACAGTCTAAATCATTCAtgtaaaatctttgtttgtggtAGGcccataaaatcataaaattcatagaacataaatataatttgcttCAAATGTTCTTACAATAAGCTCACTAGAGCTATATTCAATGAGTCTGAGAGTTGTTAACCCAGATCATTACAAGAAAGACAGCAACAAGTCAGTAAACTGTTGATTCAAGAACTGTTCGGACCAACTCAAGTCCTATTCCTAAACAAATTggtcacaaaatattttttaaacgaTTCAGCTGATTTATTGATCTGACTCAAAATAACAAATCATACATTACTGACATATTCAATAATAGGCTATGATAATATTTTATGATGCACACATGCAAAGAATTTAACACTTAACTAGGTTTaaggaaataaattaattctTTTACACTGTATGATAGCTATGGTTTTGTATAACCAGTTGTCTATTCAGCCCTATTATTGTGGTATTTTAACTCACCTGAAAAGTTTTGTGATTGGGCTGCTGTTCATGGACCCAGATGAGAGCCAGACTGAGCAGGAAGACCAGACTGAAGATGACCAGCAGCAGGGTGAAGCTCCACACAGGCAGATGCAGCTGGTTATTCCCAAACACCAGCACAGCACAAAGAGAGACTCCACTGACCATNNNNNNNNNNNNNNNNNNNNNNNNNNNNNNNNNNNNNNNNNNNNNNNNNNNNNNNNNNNNNNNNNNNNNNNNNNNNNNNNNNNNNNNNNNNNNNNNNNNNgagtttaattattttaatgtggtTCTTTACTTTCCAAAATGgcactaaaaatatatatattttatttttattaaacaactCAGTTTTCTGTATTAAGTAATATCGTGTAAATACGAAGATAAAACAAATAGTATTTGAACCGGTAACGACCAGATTATGTCTATGGTAACGACCATAGATATCATATAGAGATATGATGTCTATGGTAACGACGGTCAAACGTCATTTCATGACACACGGCACTGCCATTATTTACAGGAGCGCTAGAGGGCGCTTTactttaaaacgtaaaataGGGTCGTAATAAGCTGCTTGCACATACGACCTATGGGGTCGTTTTTTGGAGGAGGACAGTCTCCCTTGTATGCATGTACATCCCTTCAGTTCATAATTCCAAAGTATAGCCTATAATTGGGACTTAAGACATTGCAGTAGACTAATTATTACTGTGAAAACTTAAGTAGGCCtaaagttttattataaattattaaaaaaaataaatattagttatttttacGTGGGGTTTGGGTTTTCCCATGAAACACAAGCTGTTATTATGTAGcctaagtctttttttttttacataataacagttaaaagtgttatatttcatctaaatgtttaaatataaagcATTGTTTACTTTATCTATTACACAGTAAAAAGAGTGCTGCTGCGCACATAGTCTAATTACAACGTTTACTGTTAAATCCTGTTAGGTGCATGACAAGATTTATAGATCTGGGCCTGTACGAATTAAATTACGAAGAACCACTGATTGGAGatgattttacttttactttgcCTGTTTCGCTTTGAAAAAGCGGTGGGGGGAAAGAATCGATTTTGGTGGGGGCATGTCTCACCCACCCGCAAATTACGCctatggttattattattaatgttattattaattataaaacttTGCTTATGTTTTTACTGCAACAATTCCCCACATTGTCTTTTGAAGAACGCCTATTACTGCATTTTGAAGTCGCGCATGGATTCTGTTTTCCACGCTTACATACAGTGATGGACCCGCAAGGGTAAACTGCACATCTGCATTTGGGTTTTATTCTCTGTAGTCCGATCAGGGAAACACAGCCCGTGTGAAATGGTTCTGTGAGTGGGCTGTGGGTTTGTTGTCTCTGCAGTATTAAAGCAGGCAAATCTGTCGAGCAAAAGGAATTTAAGtggatataataaatatttgctaAAACTCATGTGGTCCTGTGTTGAAAATCTATGATGTTTCTTAAAAACTATGAACAGGATTGCCGCTAGCAACTGAGGCTATGGCTAAAGTTAAGCAAAACAAGCAACATGCACTGATGTAGTATGACAAATCATGACATAAGACTGACATCACACACAACGTAGCAATGCATTATCCTCACGAACAAATATTACGTGTGACGTTTACATACGTATACGGCACTGTATGGCGTtctgaaaggttctttattatTACGCTGTTACATGCACTCGTCTCACTGAACGTCTCACTGacgtcttaattttttttttttttcctatttaatccATTGAATTTAAGACGCAGACGAGGCGTAGACGTCGCGTAGATGTCACGTAAGTCACGTGTGGCAGTGAAGTGTCGAGCCAGACGTCACGCGTGATTCACGTGTGGCTgtgaagttattttttatttttttctctaacACGTACCATAACACGCTGCTCACACGGCTCAGTGCAGTGTGTGAACGAATGCGCAATTTACTTGCTCTTCATTCACTCCTCTCAATGAACGTGACATCTGCgcctgacctttttttttttttttttttcagtttttagtgcATCTGTCTTTTCCCCGGCTAACTTGTACAATATACATTAATCGtgtgcatattaaatataaatatatcaatataataataataatttagacatatttttagacatttatttttattacactatttgtaAAAGTATAAAGTGCAAGTGATCTATTCTGTAAGGCAAGAGTACAGTCATTCAAAGATAATTGAAAAAAACGAATTATCTTCTCTTTTATTCTAAGATAAAAGCTTATTTTACGATGATCAGTGAATTATGTTTACCAAACAAGCAAAGAAGAATTAAATGTGCgatataaacaaaaatgatatCTCGGATTTTATCCATAACGATAATCAGACTATATGTGAATGCACAcgacacaaataaaagtagacagttccgaatgatgtactcttacctttatgagcaaaatgTATGGCATATTTTAAGCTGTTtctactgtaagaaaaaaatgcaagtgatcgtgctggcgcctccatgtcctgcagagcggCTTCGGCTTCCATTCTCCGCACAAACTGATGATATGCGTCGAACAGCGCACataggttaaacatttaaacaagtaccattgtgatatgcttgaattgttttatagattttattttaggctagtcgtgatgatttgagaaggctaaatcgATCAAACATAGGCTTTTATCATCttactgtctgccgctggccgctttgtcgttaatgtaaaaaaaaaaaaaaaaaaaaccttacctttaacgaacaaaaaaattctacaaacgtttttctaaacataattattttttcattacttacaaaactgaactgttttaataacagctgtataagctgttttgggagaaagGGAAATATAGAGGCTAATATAGATCTATCTCTTCGATAGTAAGTGTATAGGCctattaaaaaactaatttatgaagaatttaaacGTATAGCTACAGGAGATTATCAGTGCTATTTTCTGAGAGATGTTGAACCCTCAGTAGGAGATAAATATTTTACCTTTTATCTTACAGTTGCTCCGAAGGTTAAGGAGACACATTACAGAATTATGTTTAGGATTTACCCTGTTAGTGATTTtatacagaaaatatttaaattttaagtggACCCATgtggtttttttattttttttattattattattctttttctgaaacagtaaaaatgtaaacaattcctccatttgttttgcaggatatattttctttaatgtgatttaaattctcttttttaaatgttgtcaactttgttttatttttggataaaatatcatattcatacatgcaaatggtaaaaaaaaacaaaaaacaaaaaaaacaaaaaaaacaaaacaaaacaatgtaaGCCATCCTTTGTTTCAGAGCTTTaagtacttaaaaaataaaaaataaaataaacagaaagtcTGAAACTCTTTGCCActccaaaatatttattattttaatgtatcttTATTTGATGTCTTTTTGTACAATGGCATACAGAAATGTTAATATCATTTGTACAAATTAGTATTTACAATTTGGAATAAGCTATAGCATACATAAGAAAGGTAAATAGCACTTAATAGCTAACTATACAAAATTGAGGAggagtaaaacaataaaagagaatgaatatgaataataaagcaTGAATACGTGTATGGAAAGTGCTGGAAACCCTTGCAGCAGACGCAGACATCACTTTCAGGCAGAATAACTTTGATGTGGCAGACGTAAACGTCACGTTCAGGCAGCAGAACTGTAATGTGGCAGACGCAGACGTCACGTTCGACAGACGCAGACGTCACGTTCAGTGAGACGAGTGCAAGTAACAGCGTAATATTAATGGACCCGGCCGAACGCCATACACGTGTGGCAGTGAAGTGTCGAACCAGACGTCACGCGTGATTCACGTGTGGCTgtgaagttattttttatttttttcgctAACACGTACCATAACACGCTGCTCACACGGCTCAGTGCAGTGTGTGAACGAATGCGCAATTTACTTGCTCTTCATTCACTCCTCTCAATGAACGTGACATCTGCGCCTGACTTGTAACCTGACGTCTGCgtctgacctttttttttttttttcagttttagtgcaTCTGTCTTTTCCCGGCTAACTTGTACAATATACATTAATCGtgtgcatattaaatataaatatattaatataataataataatttagacatatatttagacatttatttttattacactatttgtaAAAGTATAAAGTGCAAGTGATCTATTCTGTAAGGCAAGAGTACAGTCATTCCCTGCATTAAAGAGACATttgatgtataaatgtatttgtcgGCTGGATGACTcgcataataatattataatgttgttgTCATCCTAGGCTTACTAATGTGCGATATCAGTCCTCTATAAGGACATATTGGTAtaactgtcttttttaatgtgtattgttttGGGTTGTATTGTGTGTTTCTTGCTAATGGACCTTGAGTctggaaataaagttgaaataaatataacgGTAACATAAAACGTCtataacatataaataacatATGTCTCCGAAAGGAATCCTTTAGTGAAGTTTGTGTTGCTTATAGGTATTCAtgtcgttttttttttcgtttttaagaaacattagaaataatgttaaattgatacaatttctatatttttaataataatctgcCAGGATTTTGTCAATCAATCCTTTAAAAATATCACAGAAAAACTTTAAGGAGCACAATTGTTTCCGTTGACAGTATACattgaaggatcacgtgacacagaagactagagtaatgatgctttgcatcacagaaataagtatattaaaatagaaaaccattatttt is a window encoding:
- the slc7a4 gene encoding cationic amino acid transporter 4; this translates as MVSGVSLCAVLVFGNNQLHLPVWSFTLLLVIFSLVFLLSLALIWVHEQQPNHKTFQVPLVPFVPGFSILLNVFLMLKLSPLTWIRFTVWVAAGLLVYFGYGIWHSKEGLREQQGQDVAARYVVLPSGSLVETVQNVQPEGHTHGTHTPTHDNPPASR